The genomic DNA GGGCTGGGGAATCGGTGCAGGATACCGGATGCTCGTCTCCATTGTATTCTTATACTGAGCTGGTATTGCTGCTTGAAGCGGCCGGATTCGTGGTAAAAGCGGTTTTCGGTGGTTTTAGCGGGGAGGAATTCGATATGCATCACGACCGTATGCTGATACTTTCCCAATCTCTTGAGATGGAGGAGGAATGAAGGTTACATTCTGGGGAACGAGGGGTTCTCTACCCTCTCCAATGAACGCCGCTGAATTCCGCAGCAAGGTGAAGTATCTTCTCATGAATGCCCGGACTGTCGATCTCACCAGTGAAACCGCTGTGGAGACCTATCTGGATAATATCCCGTTTCCCCGCGCCATGACATTCGGAGGCAACACGCCCTGCGTCGAGGTGAGCGAGGGAAAGGAGCGATTGATTCTCGACTGCGGAACCGGCCTCCGTCCTCTCGGGAACCTGATAATGCAGGAGGGTTTTCCTCCCGGAAGCCGTATCGATATTCTCCAGACCCACACCCACTGGGACCATATTATGGGATTCCCCTTTTTTGAACCGGCTCTTTCAGGAAAAGCGGAAATACATATCCATGGCGTCCATCCCAATCTCCGGCAGCGTTTTACCGCCCAGATGGACCGTATCCATTTCCCCATAACCCTTGAGGAAATGGGCTCCGCCATCTTTTTCCATGAGATAGGAAGTGAAGAAGAGATTACCATCGGCCCCTTCTCTATCCGGAACAAGGGCCTTCATCATCCGGGAGGCTCATACGCTTACCGTATCTCTGCCGGGGGTAAGAATGTTGTTTTT from Candidatus Latescibacter sp. includes the following:
- a CDS encoding MBL fold metallo-hydrolase — protein: MKVTFWGTRGSLPSPMNAAEFRSKVKYLLMNARTVDLTSETAVETYLDNIPFPRAMTFGGNTPCVEVSEGKERLILDCGTGLRPLGNLIMQEGFPPGSRIDILQTHTHWDHIMGFPFFEPALSGKAEIHIHGVHPNLRQRFTAQMDRIHFPITLEEMGSAIFFHEIGSEEEITIGPFSIRNKGLHHPGGSYAYRISAGGKNVVFATDSEYTHPGNAGYAPYVEFYRDADILIFDAMYATLEQTVEKANYGHSTAVIGVDIALSAQVKTLILFHHSPEFNDDQIAESYFNAQKYLDTRKAQFPESDLNLLTSFDGMVIDV